The window ACCACTTCTTGCTCGGTCTCCGCTCCCTCTAGCTTCACTTGAGCGCGGTTTTTCGTGGGGTCAATTTCGACGTGGTTGACTTCTCCCGCTTCAATTTTTTCTAATAATTGGGTATAACTCAAGCTGTTGGACTGAGCCTGTACTGGACGATTTAAGAGACTCCAGGTGAACAGCAAGGAACTACTTAGGGCCACGGTAGCGCCCAGGGTAATCCCTTTGCGTTTGAGGGTTTGAGCCATAGTTTTGAATTGAGAACTGTTCATAGCGTGAGATCCGGTGGTGCGATCGCCCAATAGATTAACGGTTGATTTGAGAATCGACTCCTCTAGGATAGTACGGGTTCTCTTGGGTTACTCTTCTTAGTGTACCGTTGATAGCTGAGAGTGGACAGTCGGCTGTTTAATAGTATTCTTGGACTAAATTGGGATTGAGTTTAGCTAAATTAGATACGAGATGACCGGGAATGAGATTCGGGGGTTGTGGGAGGGTTAAACCACACCACTGGGCTACATCCACAGATAGGGTAACGCAGTCCGGGCCTTTACCAATACAGTAGATGAGTCTTCGGTATTTGTTTAAAATCTGGGGAATGGTTTGCTCTAAATGGGAGTCAGGAATCTCAAATTTGACTAAGTGTTTGATGTAGGGAGTTCTATCGGAGCGATCGATGTATCCAGGGCAGAGGGGGAATTTGGGGATTTTTGGTTTGAAGGCATACCATTCTGATTTATGGTGGTATTCAAACCAACAGACAGAATGAGGAAAACCGGTTTCGCTAATGATGGTGAGATATCCCATAACCTTCTCTGGATAGAAAGATGTCCTCATTTTAAGCGATCGCGAGGGAACCCTTGTAGCGAGTTGGGCACAACGAGCCATGATTTCTTCCCAAGTGCGATCGCCCCTCTCACGTCTGGGAGTTATCACTAACGAAAGAATAAGGGTTCCAGCCCTCTTTTTCGCAAAGTGACAGAAGAGGATTATATTTGATCAGCTTGCCAACCAGGATTCTAAGGGTAGTGCTTTCACTGCTTGCATCCGTTGAAAATCCCTGTCTCCTGAAACAAGGGTTAATCCGTTGCGTAAGGCGATCGCCGCAATCCACAAGTCATTTTCACCAATTCCCAAGTTTTCTATCCTGATTTTTCTACGCTTATTTCTCTCTTTGGGGCCAAAATACTCTAAAACTTCTGCCTTAAACTCAGCATAAATATTGGCAGTCACTTCATCAATGCGATAAATGCGAATATCTTCGAGAAACAGGTTTACCTGCGCCAGATTTCTAGCTTTTTGTTCCGACTTATAGGCCATGTATAGCAATTCACCTTGAACGATGACACAGGTAGCAACTTGTGATTCCCCCACCTCAATAATGCGGTTGATTACGGGCCTATCTCCCTGAATAATGCGGCTACAATGATTGGTGTCGAGTAGATACATAGATTAAAACTCTAGAGGGCTACGGGTTTCGTACACGCTCTCTAAGCACTCTTCCAAGTCATTACCGGCCCAGGTTCCTGCATGTCTTAATAAGGAACGGCCGGAAGCTGGGCGAAACGAGGGGGGTTTTTCTGAAGACAGGGTTTGAGGTGGATTGGAAAGTACCGTCACGCGCACGCTACATCCAGCGAGTTGGGCTGAATGGGCCATAATTTCTTCCCAAGTTCCCTCTATTTCTATAGGTTGTTGTGTCATCGATCGCTAACCTGCAAGCACGATTAGGTTGATTATAACCTTACTGGAGGAAGACTTCTGGGATTTATAATATCTCTAGCCTGTCCATATTGTAGGGGAGAAGGTTATGACCCAAGTTTTGCCAGCGCAAGATGTCGTCATCAAGCGATGCAAATTACCCAGTTCAAATAATGACTGTTGTTGTCTCCGACACTTCTCTCATTGGCTATGGTACACTTAGAATTAAGTCTATCAGATAAATAAGGAAATGGTACAAATTACCACAATAGAATTACCAGAAAACTTACAGACTTTACTAATCGAAGTTGAAAAAACTAAGATTCCGCTTACGATTCTTCATGACGGAAAACCGTTAGCCATTGTTTATCCTGCTACTAACCCCATTGCCCGTCCCAGCTTTGGAGTAATGAAAGGGACGGGTGAAATTGTGGGAGATACAGCGCTTCGCGCTAGGGAATAGGGAATAGGGAATAGGGTTGTGGTACATGGCTTTGAGCCTTTAAGACTTTACACCATAACAGCGAAAACTGCTGTATGTTAGAATTTCGATACGTTTAGCGTTAATCACCCTCATCACAGAAATAAAAATATGACAGCATTGATTTTGAATAATCCAGAAACCGCTTCGATTACGGATGAACAATTTTATCAACTTTGTGCTGCAAACCGTAACTTAAGATTAGAACGAACTGCTCAAGGGAACTTAATGATTATGCCACCGACGGGAGGAGAAACCAGTAAGCGTAATTCTGACATCAACCTAGAATTATCTCTATGGAATAGAGAAACCCAATTAGGAATTGTCTTTGATTCATCGGGTGGGTTTACGCTTCCGAATGGGGCAGATTATTCCCCCGATGCTTCTTGGATACCCTTAGCGAAATGGGATGCTTTAACCGCAGAACAGAAGACGAAATTTTTACCATTATCTCCCGATTTTGCGATCGAACTGCGATCGCCTAGCGATTCCTTAAAGCTACTACAAGGAAAAATGCAGGAATATATAGATAATGGTACTCGCTTAGGTTGGCTGATTAACCCAAAAAACCATCAAGTTGAAATTTATCGTCAGGGACAAGAAAAACAAGTTTTAGACCATCCTCTCACTCTATCAGGAGAAGATATTTTACCGGGATTTACTTTAAATCTTCAATTGATTTGGTAAAACTCTATATCCCAGAAAAAGATCGCATCCTGATGGGTTCGGAATGCGATCGCGTGTCTCCAATTTAAATTTAAGGGGCTTGTTGTAGCACTAGCTACATCTGAAGATTGGAAGTGCAGCTCAACAAAAAATCACATAATGCAATATTTTATTGAGCATAAATAGCAAAATCAAAATCGCCTTGTTGGAATTCTAGAACCCTTCCTCCAAATCCAATTTTACAAATAAGACGCGATCCAGAGCTAGACTTGATTTGTGTTAATTCCCCTACATGATAGCCATTCAAGTGATAAGCACCACATGCACCTTTATCATTATAGAGACTCAGAACTCTTAGTTTTCTATTACCAACTTGATTTTGAACTTGCCTTACGCCTGCTGCATCACGCCGCCAAAAAACTTGCCGATCATCATCAATTAAAACGCGATAATTAGACGCTCGTCTTTCTGAGCCGTTCGATGGATAATTGCAATATCCATCATGTACTTTGCCGACAAAATTTATACCGAAACAGACTTGTCTGCTGTAGTAATTGACCACATTACCAGTAGGTCGATTGTTGACAGAAGCATCTCTTACCTGTAAGTCAGCTTGGGCAGGTTTAGGTAGCAAGAATGAACTTAGTAGCAAGGGTAAAGCGATCAATGATTTGTGCAAAACATTTAGGTTTTTCATGAGTTGATAATGTGGATGATTGTGTACAAAAAATTATTGGGGTTTTGGCGATCGCCCCCTGGACACCCAGAAAGGCGATCTTCGGTTAGTATGCTGGTGTTTAAATTAGACGCTTTCTTCCACTGCCATGTGTCATCAAAAACACACCACAACAGCGAATCATCATCGTGCTAAATTACAGGCTTCTGAACCGCCATTGGTTGCAGAAGCAATGGCAGCACGAACGAGTGGATGGAGATCGGTATAAGTCTTGCAAGCTTGGCGGATTTGTTGCGTTGTTCTCTGAATAACAGTGGGCCCTCCACGTTCAGAAAAGACAATTTGAAGACTGCTCACATACTTGGCTATCTCCGGAGAGATATTTTGATTGCTGCTTCCACTGCGACGGGAAGAACAGCCAGGGTCCCATGTTCCACAAGCAGTGGGTATATCCAAAGATTGTGAGACAAATAAGACCCTCCCCCGTCGATCTGTGCCAATAACATTGACTGTAGAACGAACACCTTGAGTCCTCTCTGTTGCAATCGCTTCTCCTTCAATAACTAACCTACCACCGCGATAGAGTGTTGCTTTGGCTGTGCTATTTCCTCCATTCATCCGGGTTGAATTATTGGTATTCACCTGGGAAGAGGTTTCTGGTGGCATGTAATTGGTTTGACTTCTGCTCGGACTAGAGCTTGACCCTGAAGAGGTTTGAGCGGAAACCCCTTCCCAACGAAA is drawn from Roseofilum capinflatum BLCC-M114 and contains these coding sequences:
- a CDS encoding type II toxin-antitoxin system VapC family toxin, which encodes MYLLDTNHCSRIIQGDRPVINRIIEVGESQVATCVIVQGELLYMAYKSEQKARNLAQVNLFLEDIRIYRIDEVTANIYAEFKAEVLEYFGPKERNKRRKIRIENLGIGENDLWIAAIALRNGLTLVSGDRDFQRMQAVKALPLESWLAS
- a CDS encoding Uma2 family endonuclease, translating into MTALILNNPETASITDEQFYQLCAANRNLRLERTAQGNLMIMPPTGGETSKRNSDINLELSLWNRETQLGIVFDSSGGFTLPNGADYSPDASWIPLAKWDALTAEQKTKFLPLSPDFAIELRSPSDSLKLLQGKMQEYIDNGTRLGWLINPKNHQVEIYRQGQEKQVLDHPLTLSGEDILPGFTLNLQLIW